CGGTTTTGACTGCTGGTACCGGCTTGCTGCGTGCCAGACGTTTCCAGAGTTTGTCGAAATGCTGAATCAATTCGGGGCTTTCTACGTCACCCAAACCTTTGCGCGCGACGATAACAATGTCCCAACCGACCAGTAAATCCTGGTTCAGGCGAAACGATTCGCGCATCAGACGTTTGAGGCGATTGCGCTCGACGGAGAGCTTTACGCTCTTTTTCCCGATAACCAGCCCGAGACGGGGGTGATCAAGATCGTTATTGCGCGCAAGGAGCAGGAGATTTTTCCCCGGAACCTTGCCGGTAGGGGAGTCAAAGACTGCCTTGAAATGCCGGGGAGTAAGCAGACGCTTTTCCCGACTGAAGTCCTGACTCACCTCCAGTGCCGGATTATCAAACTGCCAGACGCGCACGACCTTTGGCGCGACGACGCGACAGGACGGCACGACCGTTCTTGGTAGCCATGCGAGCACGGAAACCGTGGGTACGAGCGCGT
This genomic stretch from Pseudomonas wuhanensis harbors:
- the rpmH gene encoding 50S ribosomal protein L34, producing the protein MKRTFQPSTIKRARTHGFRARMATKNGRAVLSRRRAKGRARLAV
- the rnpA gene encoding ribonuclease P protein component; its protein translation is MSQDFSREKRLLTPRHFKAVFDSPTGKVPGKNLLLLARNNDLDHPRLGLVIGKKSVKLSVERNRLKRLMRESFRLNQDLLVGWDIVIVARKGLGDVESPELIQHFDKLWKRLARSKPVPAVKTETVGVDSPDA